A window of Synechococcus sp. MEDNS5 contains these coding sequences:
- a CDS encoding DNA-directed RNA polymerase subunit beta', with the protein MTSTPSKSRKSSKGSKASKAAKAAASAPETRPLAKTPPPFRNRIVDKKGLKQLVAWAYKHHGTAATSAMADQLKDLGFRYATQAAVSISVDDLKVPEAKQNLLGQAEELITATEESYRLGVITEVERHTKVIDTWTETNERLVDAVKKNFNQNDPLNSVWMMANSGARGNMSQVRQLVGMRGLMANPQGEIIDLPIRTNFREGLTVTEYVISSYGARKGLVDTALRTADSGYLTRRLVDVAQDVIVREDDCGTSRCILVKAEDGKYGSRLVGRLTADQVVGADGEVLAERNTEIDPPLSKRFEKAGVQAVSVRSPLTCEANRSVCRKCYGWALAHNELVDLGEAVGIIAAQSIGEPGTQLTMRTFHTGGVSTAETGVVRSKLEGTVEFGVKARVRPYRTPHGVNAQQAEVDFNLTIQPSGKGKPQKIEITNGSLLFVDNGQAIEADVTVAQIAAGAVKKSVEKATKDVICDLAGQVSYDPSIQPREVTDRQGNITHKAQRLGRMWVLAGDVYNLPPNARPVVSAGATVTEGQVLAEASQATEFGGAIRLREALGDSREVQIVTTAMTLKDFKLLGESSHAGEIWNLEAKDGTRYRLNTIPGSKIGSGEVVAELNDDRFRTQTGGLVRFAPGLAIKKARSAKNGYEVNKGGTLLWIPQETHEINKDISLLMITDGQWIEAGTEVVKDIFSQTAGIVTVTQKNDILREIIVRSGSFHLCTDKKALERFQGDGVMVNPGEPIAKGINTDAMVYVQSVETPEGSGLLLRPVEEYTIPNEAQLPDLGHVKQPNGPHLGLKASQRLAFKDNELVKSVEGVELLRTQLMLETFDTTPQMTVDVEAVPDKRAKTIERLQLVILESILVRRDTISDSSHGSTHTELQVEDGQSIKAGEVIATTQILCKQEGIAQMPEATPEEPVRRLIVERPEDTLTISTNSQPVVTVGQRIVDGEDLAAGQPSDCCGEIEKVESKSVTLRLGRPYMVSPDSLLHVRDGDLVQRGDGLALLVFERQKTGDIVQGLPRIEELLEARRPRESAILCKKPGTIEIKQDEDDENITVTVIEADDAVSEYPILLGRNVMVSDSQQVTAGELLTDGPINPHELLECFFEDLRSRKPLMEAAQEAIAKLQHRLVTEVQNVYKSQGVSIDDKHIEVIVRQMTSKVRIEDAGDTTLLPGELIELRQVEDTNQAMSITGGAPAEFTPVLLGITKASLNTDSFISAASFQETTRVLTEAAIEGKSDWLRGLKENVIIGRLIPAGTGFSGFEEELKAEAGPHPDILAEDPAGYRRMQNLRPDYTVDMPAAPVADATAVLDDPSDADLEATRSRHGIEAGSNFAAFARPDADNELKEEQVVDAEAVEGLQEEGLLSDE; encoded by the coding sequence ATGACTTCCACTCCTTCCAAGTCCCGCAAGTCTTCTAAGGGATCCAAGGCCTCTAAGGCCGCCAAGGCTGCTGCCTCTGCTCCCGAGACCCGTCCTCTGGCCAAAACGCCACCCCCCTTCCGCAACCGGATTGTTGATAAGAAGGGTCTCAAGCAGCTGGTGGCCTGGGCTTACAAGCATCACGGCACCGCGGCTACATCGGCCATGGCCGACCAGCTCAAGGATCTCGGATTCCGTTACGCCACACAGGCGGCTGTCTCTATCTCCGTGGACGATCTCAAGGTCCCGGAAGCGAAGCAGAACCTCCTGGGACAGGCTGAGGAGCTGATCACCGCGACGGAGGAGTCCTATCGCCTCGGTGTGATTACGGAGGTTGAGCGCCACACCAAGGTGATTGATACCTGGACGGAGACCAATGAGCGTCTGGTGGATGCGGTCAAGAAGAATTTCAACCAGAACGATCCGCTCAACTCCGTGTGGATGATGGCCAACTCCGGCGCCAGGGGAAACATGTCCCAAGTGCGCCAGTTGGTGGGCATGCGTGGCCTGATGGCCAACCCCCAAGGGGAGATCATCGACCTGCCGATCCGTACCAATTTCCGGGAGGGACTGACCGTCACGGAGTACGTGATCTCCTCCTACGGCGCTCGCAAGGGTCTGGTTGATACAGCCCTGCGCACCGCCGACTCCGGCTACCTCACCCGCCGACTCGTGGATGTGGCGCAGGATGTGATCGTCCGCGAGGACGACTGCGGCACCAGCCGTTGCATCCTGGTGAAGGCAGAAGACGGCAAATACGGAAGTCGACTGGTGGGACGTCTCACCGCCGATCAGGTGGTGGGTGCTGATGGGGAGGTGCTGGCTGAGCGCAACACCGAAATCGATCCACCCCTCTCTAAGCGCTTCGAGAAAGCCGGCGTTCAGGCGGTGAGCGTGCGTTCACCACTTACCTGTGAGGCCAACCGTTCCGTCTGCCGTAAGTGCTATGGCTGGGCGCTGGCTCACAACGAGCTGGTGGACCTCGGTGAGGCAGTCGGCATCATTGCCGCTCAATCCATTGGTGAACCAGGCACCCAGCTCACCATGCGGACGTTCCACACCGGAGGTGTGTCCACCGCCGAGACCGGTGTGGTGCGCTCGAAGTTGGAAGGAACGGTGGAATTCGGTGTCAAGGCGCGCGTGCGCCCCTATCGCACCCCCCATGGCGTTAACGCCCAGCAGGCAGAGGTTGATTTCAACCTCACGATCCAGCCCTCCGGCAAAGGCAAGCCCCAGAAGATCGAGATCACCAACGGTTCTTTGCTTTTCGTGGACAACGGCCAGGCCATCGAGGCCGATGTCACCGTTGCCCAGATCGCAGCCGGTGCGGTGAAGAAAAGCGTGGAGAAGGCCACCAAGGACGTGATCTGCGACCTGGCTGGTCAAGTCAGCTATGACCCCTCCATCCAGCCCCGTGAGGTCACCGACCGTCAGGGCAATATCACCCACAAGGCTCAGCGACTCGGTCGGATGTGGGTGCTGGCTGGCGACGTGTACAACCTGCCGCCGAATGCGCGTCCGGTGGTGTCCGCCGGGGCGACTGTGACGGAGGGCCAGGTGCTTGCTGAGGCAAGTCAGGCAACCGAGTTCGGCGGCGCCATTCGCCTTCGAGAAGCCCTGGGTGATTCCCGTGAGGTGCAGATCGTCACAACGGCCATGACCCTCAAGGATTTCAAACTGCTTGGTGAGTCATCCCATGCTGGAGAGATCTGGAATCTGGAGGCCAAGGACGGCACCCGCTATCGACTCAACACCATCCCAGGCAGCAAGATCGGTAGTGGCGAGGTGGTAGCTGAACTCAATGATGATCGGTTCCGCACCCAGACCGGTGGTCTGGTGCGTTTCGCTCCTGGACTCGCCATCAAGAAAGCTCGCTCCGCCAAGAACGGCTACGAGGTGAACAAGGGGGGAACCCTGCTCTGGATTCCTCAGGAAACCCATGAGATCAACAAGGACATCTCCTTGCTGATGATCACTGACGGCCAGTGGATCGAGGCCGGCACTGAGGTGGTCAAGGACATTTTCAGTCAGACGGCTGGCATCGTCACCGTCACCCAGAAGAACGACATTCTTCGCGAGATCATCGTTCGCAGCGGCAGCTTCCATCTCTGCACCGACAAGAAAGCGCTGGAGCGCTTCCAGGGTGATGGCGTGATGGTCAACCCCGGGGAGCCAATCGCCAAGGGGATCAACACCGATGCCATGGTTTATGTGCAGTCGGTGGAAACACCTGAAGGCAGCGGTCTCCTACTTCGCCCGGTTGAGGAGTACACGATTCCTAACGAGGCTCAGCTGCCTGATCTGGGTCACGTCAAACAGCCCAATGGACCTCACCTTGGCCTCAAGGCCAGCCAGCGTCTTGCCTTCAAAGACAACGAACTGGTCAAGTCCGTGGAGGGTGTTGAGCTTCTGCGTACGCAATTGATGCTGGAGACATTCGACACCACGCCTCAGATGACTGTGGATGTGGAAGCGGTCCCCGACAAGCGCGCAAAGACGATCGAACGTCTTCAGCTCGTGATCCTGGAGAGCATCCTGGTTCGGCGTGACACCATTTCCGACTCCAGCCACGGATCCACCCATACCGAGCTTCAAGTGGAAGATGGCCAGTCGATCAAGGCTGGTGAGGTGATCGCCACCACCCAGATTCTTTGCAAGCAGGAGGGTATCGCCCAGATGCCTGAGGCAACGCCTGAGGAGCCTGTGCGCCGGTTGATCGTGGAGCGTCCGGAGGATACGCTCACTATCAGCACCAATTCCCAGCCCGTTGTGACCGTCGGTCAGCGGATCGTGGATGGAGAAGACCTCGCTGCAGGACAGCCCTCCGACTGCTGCGGTGAGATTGAGAAGGTTGAGAGCAAGAGCGTCACCCTGCGCCTGGGCCGGCCTTACATGGTTTCGCCGGATTCCTTGCTCCATGTCCGCGACGGTGATCTGGTGCAGCGGGGGGATGGCCTCGCTCTGCTGGTGTTCGAACGCCAGAAGACTGGCGACATTGTTCAGGGTCTGCCGAGGATCGAGGAACTGTTGGAGGCTCGCCGTCCGCGCGAATCAGCGATTCTCTGCAAAAAGCCAGGCACCATTGAGATCAAACAGGATGAGGATGATGAGAACATCACGGTGACAGTGATCGAGGCGGACGACGCCGTCTCTGAGTACCCGATTCTCCTGGGGCGCAACGTGATGGTGAGTGACAGTCAGCAGGTGACTGCCGGCGAGTTGCTCACTGACGGCCCCATCAACCCGCACGAGCTGCTGGAGTGCTTCTTCGAGGATTTGCGCAGCCGCAAGCCCTTGATGGAAGCGGCGCAGGAGGCCATCGCCAAGCTTCAGCACCGTCTGGTGACTGAGGTTCAGAACGTTTACAAGTCCCAGGGCGTTTCCATTGACGACAAACACATCGAAGTGATTGTTCGTCAGATGACTAGCAAGGTGCGCATTGAGGATGCAGGCGATACCACCCTGCTGCCCGGTGAGCTGATCGAGCTCCGTCAGGTGGAAGACACCAATCAGGCGATGTCGATTACCGGAGGGGCTCCTGCCGAGTTCACCCCTGTTCTGCTGGGGATCACCAAGGCGTCCTTGAACACCGACAGCTTCATCTCCGCGGCTTCCTTCCAGGAAACCACCCGTGTGCTCACAGAAGCGGCCATTGAAGGCAAGAGCGACTGGCTGCGTGGACTCAAGGAGAACGTGATCATCGGTCGCCTGATTCCCGCTGGCACCGGGTTCAGCGGCTTTGAAGAAGAGCTGAAGGCCGAAGCCGGTCCGCATCCGGACATCCTGGCGGAGGATCCTGCTGGTTATCGCCGCATGCAGAACCTGCGTCCTGACTACACCGTGGACATGCCTGCGGCGCCAGTCGCTGATGCCACCGCTGTTCTTGACGATCCCAGTGATGCCGACCTGGAGGCCACCCGCAGTCGCCACGGCATTGAAGCTGGCAGCAATTTCGCTGCTTTCGCAAGGCCTGATGCCGACAATGAGCTGAAGGAAGAGCAGGTGGTGGATGCGGAGGCTGTTGAGGGTCTGCAGGAAGAGGGGCTGCTCAGCGATGAATGA
- a CDS encoding chlorophyll a/b-binding protein, producing the protein MIEPTTIPVRRLPRYGFHTHTELLNGRMAMLGFIALLAVEIKLGHGLLVW; encoded by the coding sequence ATGATTGAACCCACCACGATTCCCGTACGCCGCCTTCCCCGGTATGGGTTTCATACCCATACCGAATTGCTGAATGGCCGCATGGCCATGCTCGGGTTCATCGCACTCCTGGCTGTGGAAATCAAACTTGGCCATGGACTGCTGGTCTGGTGA
- a CDS encoding sodium:solute symporter family protein, which translates to MARIDWWILIAYLASTLVLGLWLARRNRGEDDYFVAGRRLSGWLAGASMAATTFSIDTPLYVAGIVGTRGLAANWEWWGFGLAHVAMAVVFAPLWRRSGVLTDAAFTELRYGGAAAAWLRGIKAFLLALPVNCIGIGYAFLAMRKVVGALGIVSNQPIPAAGGLSDTLLLLIIVAALVLAYTVAGGLWAVVITDFIQLILALLGAAAVAWAAVHAAGGMGPLLEQLEALGRPEVLSIVPWRWDDNGFNWIGGAGISVSTFLAYLTVQWWSFRRSDGGGEFIQRMLATRNEQEARLAGWVFLVVNYLVRSWLWVLVALAALVLLPDQADWELSYPALAVQFLPPVVLGLVVVSLVAAFMSTVSTSVNWGASYLTHDLYQRFLRPDASQRELLLVGQLMSVILLVLGVITALISDSIGTVFRLVIAIGTGPGVVLVLRWFWWRINAAAELAAMLCGFVVGLATSVVPLLQITDYGQRLMVTTGLTALVWLTVMLLTPPETPEVLERFVQTVRPPGPGWDRWRRRWDVQADESLSTLMARFLFSSGILFGALLGSGAFLLHQQLLGWMGLIVAGVSFLMLRRTGRAVTLV; encoded by the coding sequence ATGGCCCGCATCGATTGGTGGATCCTGATCGCCTATCTGGCCAGCACGCTGGTTCTGGGGCTCTGGTTGGCACGGAGGAACCGCGGCGAAGACGATTATTTCGTGGCTGGTCGTCGGCTCAGCGGCTGGCTGGCGGGCGCCTCCATGGCCGCGACCACCTTCTCCATTGACACCCCGCTCTATGTGGCAGGAATCGTCGGGACCAGGGGACTGGCGGCCAACTGGGAGTGGTGGGGATTCGGACTCGCGCATGTGGCCATGGCGGTGGTGTTTGCGCCTCTTTGGCGCCGCAGCGGTGTTCTCACCGATGCGGCCTTCACTGAACTGCGCTATGGAGGCGCTGCTGCTGCCTGGTTGCGGGGAATCAAGGCCTTTCTGCTGGCACTCCCCGTGAATTGCATCGGCATCGGCTATGCGTTCCTGGCCATGCGCAAGGTGGTCGGTGCTCTGGGGATTGTGTCCAACCAGCCCATCCCCGCTGCCGGTGGTCTTTCCGACACGCTCCTTCTGTTGATCATCGTGGCCGCGCTGGTGCTGGCCTACACCGTGGCCGGGGGACTCTGGGCTGTGGTGATTACCGATTTCATTCAGTTAATCCTGGCCTTGCTCGGTGCTGCGGCCGTTGCCTGGGCTGCGGTGCATGCAGCAGGAGGCATGGGGCCTCTCCTGGAGCAACTGGAGGCTTTAGGCCGGCCTGAAGTGCTCTCCATCGTTCCCTGGCGTTGGGACGACAACGGGTTCAACTGGATCGGTGGCGCTGGGATCAGCGTGTCCACCTTTCTGGCCTATCTGACCGTGCAGTGGTGGAGTTTCCGCAGGAGTGACGGCGGCGGTGAGTTCATCCAACGCATGCTGGCCACCCGCAATGAGCAGGAAGCACGCCTCGCCGGCTGGGTGTTTCTGGTGGTGAACTATCTCGTGCGCAGCTGGCTCTGGGTGCTTGTTGCCTTGGCGGCGCTGGTGCTCCTCCCCGATCAGGCGGATTGGGAGCTCAGCTACCCGGCTTTGGCTGTTCAATTTCTTCCGCCTGTAGTACTCGGTCTCGTTGTGGTGTCCCTGGTGGCAGCTTTCATGAGCACGGTGAGCACCTCTGTGAACTGGGGTGCCAGTTACCTGACGCATGATCTCTATCAGCGTTTCTTGCGCCCGGACGCTTCCCAGCGGGAGCTCCTGCTGGTGGGTCAGCTGATGAGCGTGATCTTGCTCGTGCTGGGCGTGATCACGGCCCTGATCAGCGACAGCATCGGTACTGTCTTCCGTTTGGTGATCGCCATCGGTACGGGCCCAGGCGTGGTGCTGGTGCTGCGTTGGTTCTGGTGGCGGATCAATGCCGCCGCTGAACTCGCCGCCATGCTCTGCGGCTTTGTGGTGGGTCTGGCGACGTCTGTCGTTCCCCTTCTGCAGATCACTGATTACGGCCAGCGTTTAATGGTCACGACTGGGCTGACAGCGTTGGTCTGGCTGACGGTGATGCTGCTGACACCACCGGAAACCCCTGAGGTGCTCGAACGCTTCGTGCAAACGGTTCGCCCGCCTGGGCCTGGCTGGGATCGGTGGCGTCGCCGCTGGGATGTTCAGGCCGATGAATCGCTATCGACTCTGATGGCCCGTTTTCTGTTCAGTTCCGGCATCCTGTTCGGGGCTTTGCTGGGTTCGGGGGCATTCCTGCTGCACCAGCAGCTGTTGGGTTGGATGGGACTGATCGTCGCTGGAGTCAGTTTCCTCATGCTGCGCAGAACGGGGCGTGCCGTCACCTTGGTCTGA
- a CDS encoding ferredoxin gives MKDPAAAAYSASSLENPSVSGFEPVLGGELRERAVWVDEAVCIGCRYCAHVATNTFAIEPNLGRSRAIRQDGDSSERIQEAIETCPVDCIHWVQFDELPALRRQLDAQELLPLGLPSPARPRRQLPRGTQRD, from the coding sequence GTGAAGGATCCTGCAGCAGCGGCATATTCCGCCTCCTCTCTTGAAAATCCCTCTGTTTCAGGGTTTGAACCTGTCCTGGGTGGGGAGCTGCGCGAACGGGCTGTCTGGGTTGACGAGGCTGTGTGTATTGGCTGTCGCTACTGCGCTCACGTGGCCACCAATACTTTCGCGATCGAACCCAATCTCGGACGATCACGCGCTATTCGCCAGGATGGTGACAGCAGTGAACGGATTCAGGAAGCGATCGAAACCTGTCCTGTGGACTGCATTCACTGGGTTCAATTCGACGAGTTGCCTGCACTGAGACGGCAGCTTGATGCCCAGGAGCTGCTCCCCCTCGGATTGCCGTCACCGGCCAGACCGCGGCGGCAGCTGCCCCGCGGCACCCAAAGGGACTGA
- a CDS encoding DUF2997 domain-containing protein, translating into MPQRTVRFRIRPDGRVEETVEGIAGDGCLQLTDRLEAALGTVERRESTSEAFATAQDLHQTQSVEPS; encoded by the coding sequence ATGCCTCAGCGCACAGTGCGATTCCGAATCCGTCCCGACGGTCGCGTCGAGGAAACGGTTGAGGGGATCGCCGGTGACGGCTGCCTGCAGCTCACGGATCGCCTAGAAGCGGCACTTGGCACCGTTGAACGCCGCGAGTCCACATCCGAGGCGTTTGCCACCGCCCAAGACCTTCACCAGACCCAGTCCGTCGAGCCCTCCTGA
- a CDS encoding aldo/keto reductase: MTGLPTRRFGRTELSMPVLSLGGMRFQQSWSDLDAKAITEQSQQLLQCTLERAVDLGFHHIETARHYGSSERQLGWAMPDSPDAGRILQTKVPPQQDPALFEAELELSMQRLGVQRVDLLSIHGINRRDHLAQTIRSGGCLEVVRRWQQSGRIGHVGFSTHGDTDVIVEAIETDAFDYVNLHWYFIRQDNEPAIAAAHRHDMGVFIISPTDKGGHLHTPAQRLIELTAPLHPIVFNNLFCLRDERVHTLSVGAACPQDLDLHLDAVSRLDDAQALVSPIEARLHQAEVEALGHDWLRSWRQGLPGWQTTPGEINLPVLLWLHNLVEAWGLEGYARARYGLLGRAGHWFPGANADALDRDVSEEDLDAALLDSPWRSSIPERLRNLRERVGGERQERLSSA, translated from the coding sequence ATGACAGGTCTTCCGACCCGCCGATTTGGACGCACCGAGCTCTCCATGCCGGTTCTTTCCCTTGGAGGAATGCGCTTTCAGCAGAGCTGGAGCGATCTTGATGCGAAAGCGATCACGGAGCAGTCTCAGCAGTTGCTGCAGTGCACCCTCGAACGTGCTGTCGACCTTGGTTTCCATCACATCGAAACGGCACGGCATTACGGAAGCTCAGAGCGGCAGCTGGGCTGGGCCATGCCTGATTCTCCTGACGCAGGCCGCATTCTTCAAACCAAAGTCCCCCCCCAACAGGATCCTGCCCTGTTTGAAGCTGAGCTGGAGCTCAGCATGCAGCGGTTGGGGGTGCAGCGTGTGGACCTGCTCTCCATCCATGGCATCAACAGACGGGACCATCTCGCCCAGACGATCAGGTCAGGAGGTTGCCTCGAGGTGGTGCGGCGTTGGCAGCAGTCGGGGCGCATCGGTCATGTCGGTTTTTCCACCCATGGAGACACCGATGTGATCGTGGAAGCGATCGAGACAGACGCCTTTGATTACGTGAACCTGCACTGGTATTTCATCCGGCAGGACAACGAGCCGGCGATTGCTGCTGCGCACCGCCATGACATGGGCGTGTTCATCATCAGTCCGACAGACAAAGGGGGCCACCTGCACACGCCTGCGCAACGGTTGATCGAACTGACCGCTCCTCTTCACCCCATCGTCTTCAACAATCTGTTCTGTCTGCGCGATGAGCGTGTTCACACCCTCAGTGTGGGTGCGGCCTGCCCTCAGGATCTGGACCTGCATCTGGATGCTGTCAGTCGACTGGATGACGCCCAGGCTCTCGTGAGTCCCATCGAGGCCCGCTTGCATCAGGCGGAGGTGGAGGCCCTGGGACACGACTGGTTGCGCAGTTGGCGGCAGGGTCTTCCCGGATGGCAAACCACTCCTGGGGAGATCAATCTGCCCGTACTCCTTTGGCTCCATAATCTTGTGGAGGCCTGGGGCCTGGAGGGCTATGCCCGGGCGCGTTATGGCCTCTTGGGCAGGGCTGGGCACTGGTTCCCCGGAGCGAATGCTGACGCGCTTGATCGCGACGTGAGTGAGGAAGACCTTGATGCGGCCTTGCTCGATAGTCCTTGGCGGTCCTCCATCCCAGAGCGTCTGCGCAACCTGCGTGAGCGGGTGGGAGGCGAACGTCAGGAGCGGTTGTCGTCAGCCTGA
- a CDS encoding HEAT repeat domain-containing protein — protein sequence MGDAFSSKRNDAMADLAIDPDVLASELAAELLGDPLDEIAPDDPEHDALQAARACDEGLEWLNQGHDQYLQGLRVFCEHRDPRAVPLLLPLLDNSCPVVRMSAVYALGRNPSTQAVQPLLGLLQLDSNAYVRKATAWSLGNYSDAPVLNPLIRALQTDVASVRLWASVSLAEAGSTSAAKSDLAAGQLLVSLQIDSEPVVRSNCIWALARLHEHLVKPRQDQVVEAFVSALLKDREATVRDEARTALEQLDDPELVDRLKTLLDEGLLL from the coding sequence ATGGGTGACGCATTCAGCTCCAAAAGGAATGATGCAATGGCTGATCTGGCCATTGATCCTGATGTGCTGGCCAGTGAGCTGGCTGCTGAGCTGCTGGGGGATCCCCTCGATGAGATCGCTCCCGATGACCCGGAGCATGATGCTCTTCAGGCAGCCAGAGCCTGTGATGAAGGACTGGAATGGCTGAATCAGGGCCATGACCAGTACCTGCAGGGTTTGCGTGTGTTCTGTGAGCATCGGGATCCCCGTGCTGTTCCACTTCTGTTGCCGCTTCTGGACAATTCCTGCCCCGTGGTGCGGATGAGTGCGGTGTACGCCCTGGGGCGCAATCCCTCAACCCAGGCCGTTCAGCCCCTGCTTGGGCTGCTTCAGCTCGACAGCAACGCCTATGTCCGCAAGGCCACAGCCTGGAGTCTCGGTAACTACTCGGACGCTCCAGTTCTCAATCCCTTGATTCGCGCCCTGCAAACCGACGTGGCATCGGTGCGTCTTTGGGCCTCTGTATCCCTCGCCGAGGCTGGCAGTACCTCCGCAGCGAAGTCCGATCTGGCCGCAGGGCAGTTGCTTGTCAGCCTCCAGATCGACAGTGAGCCCGTTGTACGCAGCAACTGCATCTGGGCCCTGGCCCGCTTGCATGAACATCTGGTGAAACCTCGCCAGGATCAGGTGGTGGAGGCGTTTGTCAGCGCACTGCTCAAGGATCGTGAGGCGACCGTTCGCGATGAAGCTCGCACCGCTCTTGAGCAGCTTGATGATCCCGAGCTTGTGGACCGGTTGAAAACTCTTCTTGATGAGGGACTGCTGCTCTGA
- the rlmN gene encoding 23S rRNA (adenine(2503)-C(2))-methyltransferase RlmN, with protein MISTAQSKTLLGLGASELERWAVTHGQSAFRGRQLHDWLYAKGASDLQEITVLPKSWRASLQDSGVSIGRLKEQDRKVAADATTKLLLGTDDGETLETVGIPTDQRLTVCVSSQVGCPMACRFCATGKGGLQRSLHTHEIVAQVLSVREVMQRRPSHVVFMGMGEPLLNIEAVLDAIRCLNDDLGIGQRRITVSTVGVPRTLPKLAELAMERLGRAQFTLAVSLHAPNQTLREELIPTAHAYPYDALLNDCRHYLAITGRRVSFEYILLGGLNDHAAHAEELADRVGGFQSHVNLIAYNPIEEEEFQRPTRDRIEGFRRVLEGRGVAVSLRASRGLDQDAACGQLRRSRQK; from the coding sequence GTGATCAGTACCGCGCAGTCCAAAACGCTGCTTGGGCTCGGGGCTTCCGAGCTTGAACGCTGGGCTGTCACTCATGGACAATCCGCCTTCCGGGGCCGACAGCTTCATGACTGGCTCTATGCCAAGGGGGCGAGTGATCTGCAGGAGATCACGGTGCTCCCGAAGTCCTGGAGGGCGTCCCTTCAGGACAGTGGGGTGAGCATCGGACGCTTGAAGGAGCAGGACCGAAAAGTGGCCGCCGATGCCACCACCAAACTTCTCTTGGGAACCGACGACGGGGAAACGCTGGAGACCGTTGGCATCCCCACGGATCAGCGCCTCACAGTGTGTGTTTCAAGCCAGGTGGGTTGCCCGATGGCCTGCCGTTTCTGCGCCACGGGAAAAGGGGGACTGCAGCGCTCGCTTCACACCCACGAGATCGTCGCTCAGGTGCTGAGCGTGCGCGAAGTGATGCAGCGCAGACCATCCCATGTGGTGTTCATGGGCATGGGCGAACCGCTGCTGAACATCGAGGCCGTTCTCGATGCGATTCGCTGTCTCAACGATGATCTCGGAATCGGTCAGCGCCGGATCACGGTGAGCACGGTGGGGGTGCCTCGCACGCTTCCCAAGCTGGCGGAACTGGCCATGGAGCGGCTTGGTCGCGCCCAGTTCACCTTGGCGGTGAGCTTGCATGCCCCTAATCAGACACTCAGGGAAGAGCTGATTCCCACGGCGCATGCTTACCCCTACGACGCACTTCTGAATGATTGCCGGCACTACCTGGCCATCACCGGCAGGCGGGTGAGCTTCGAATACATCCTGTTGGGCGGTCTCAATGACCATGCAGCCCATGCCGAGGAACTTGCTGATCGGGTCGGTGGCTTTCAGAGTCACGTGAATCTGATCGCCTACAACCCGATCGAAGAAGAAGAATTTCAGCGTCCCACGCGGGATCGCATCGAGGGATTCCGGCGCGTGCTGGAAGGCCGTGGAGTGGCCGTGAGCCTGCGCGCCAGCCGCGGGCTTGATCAAGATGCCGCTTGCGGACAGCTGAGGCGTTCACGCCAGAAGTAA
- a CDS encoding DUF1257 domain-containing protein: protein MSHFSTVKTELRQLEPLRGALEDLGYAPDAGTQAVRGYRGQTVDAELTVAIEGGADFGFRWNADSGAYEFVTDLDLWRQSVPVERFLSQLTQRYALRAVLEASRQEGFDLAHQTTGQDGSIELVVTRWDA from the coding sequence ATGTCTCACTTCAGCACTGTTAAGACTGAACTTCGCCAGCTCGAGCCACTCCGTGGAGCTCTCGAAGACCTTGGTTATGCCCCCGATGCAGGCACGCAGGCCGTGCGGGGTTACCGCGGTCAGACCGTGGATGCGGAGCTGACTGTTGCCATCGAGGGTGGTGCTGATTTCGGCTTCCGCTGGAATGCAGACAGCGGTGCCTACGAGTTCGTGACCGATCTCGATCTTTGGCGTCAGTCAGTCCCTGTGGAGCGTTTCCTGTCCCAGCTCACTCAACGCTATGCACTCCGCGCCGTGCTCGAAGCCAGTCGTCAGGAGGGTTTTGACCTAGCGCACCAGACCACTGGTCAGGATGGTTCGATTGAATTGGTGGTGACCCGTTGGGACGCCTGA